Part of the Bacteroidales bacterium genome, AGAAAGTACATTACGAAGCTGTAAAAGCCAATCTGGTAAAATCAGAAATGGACAAGTTTTTGGATTGGTTCAATAACGATAACACGCTTGACCCTGTTTTAAAAGCAGCCGTAGCGCATTTTTGGTTTATTATCATTCACCCTTTTGACGATGGTAATGGCAGGATTGGAAGAGCCATCAGCGATATGTTGCTTGCAAGGGCAGAGGGTAGTGGGGAACGTTTTTATAGCCTGTCTGGCCAGATATTAATAGAACGTAAGCGCTATTATGAAGTATTACAAAGCGTACAACATAGTACAAAAGACATAACCGAGTGGATACTATGGTTTTTGAACTGCCTGAAAAATGCTATGATCGCCACCGAAGACATTACTCAAAGAATATTGCGTAAATCCGGATTTTGGAAATTACACGAAAATACACCGATTAACGAACGTCAACGCTTAGTGCTAAATAAGCTTATTGACGGATTCGAAGGCAAACTACAAACATCAAAATGGGCGAAATTGACCAGGGTCTCTACCGATACTGCTTTGCGTGACATCAAAGACTTAATTGAAAAAGGCATCTTAAAGCAAACAAATGAAAAAGGGCGAAACGCAAACTACGAATTAACCGACTTAAAAATGGAATAACCTCTGGCTTTTGCAAAAAGTACCGTGCTTGTGAATCGCCAAATGTGCCAGGCAGCAAAACTTAGATTACCAGAGCGCATAGACCAAAATTAATGTTAAAAAAGCCCATAATTTAATAACAACAAAAACAGACACAACGCCACACCTTATGACCTATAACTACGCTCAATTATCCAACGGCATCCGTGTTATTCACCGCGAAACCTCGGGCAATGTGGCCCATTGCGGTGTGGTAATTGATGCCGGTTCGCGCGACGAACTTCCGGAGGAAAACGGCATTGCCCACTTTATCGAGCACATCATTTTTAAAGGAACAAAAAACCGCAAGGCTTTCCACATCCTTAGCCGGCTCGAAAACGTCGGAGGCGACCTGAACGCCTACACCGCCAAAGAAGAAACATTCATCTACGCTTCATTCCTGAAAGATTACTACGAGCGGTCACTGGAGCTTTTCGCCGATATCCTTTTTAATTCAACATTCCCCGAAAAGGAAATCCAAAAAGAAAAAGATGTGGTGCTGGATGAAATTAACTCATACAAGGATTCCCCTTCGGAACTGATTTTTGACGAATTTGAAGAACTGCTTTTCAAAGGCCATCCCATTGGCGGAAGTATTCTTGGCAGTCCTGAAACCGTAAAAAGCTTTCGGCGGGACGATATCATCCGGTTTATGTTGCGCAATTATCTAACCAGTAGGATGGTGATATCATCGGTGGGAAATATTAGGATGGACAAACTGGTGATGCTGGCAGAACAATTTTTTGGATGGGTTCCGGTGACAAACGCAGAAGTGAAAAGGGAAATGTTTGAAAAATATACCCCCGAATCGAAAACCGAACCGAAGTCGAATTTCCAGGTGCATTGCGTGCTTGGGAACCTGGCTTACAGCCTGAAAAATGAAAAAAGGACTGCATTGGCACTGCTCAACAATATCCTGGGTGGACCCGGTATGAACACACGCCTCAACCTGAATATCAGAGAACGCTACGGTTATTGTTACAACATCGAATCACACTACCAACCTTTCTCCGACACAGGGTATTTTAATATTTACATTGGAACTGACAACGGTTACCTCGACAAATCCATTCAGCTTATTTTTAAAGAATTAAAAGCGCTAAAGGAAAGAGCTCTGGGAACACTTCAGCTCCATCGTGCCAAACAACAAATCATTGGCCAGTTGGCTATT contains:
- a CDS encoding Fic family protein, producing MAKYIYEYDNWTDFSWDDKAINTLFGEVRLMQGKIVGQMNTLGFSTKEEATLTTLTLDVVKSSEIEGELLNYDQVRSSIARRLGINTAGLVPSSRHVEGVVEMMLDATQRHNLPLTEKRLFGWHAALFPTGYSGPYQIEAGQYRSGEMQVVSGAMGKEKVHYEAVKANLVKSEMDKFLDWFNNDNTLDPVLKAAVAHFWFIIIHPFDDGNGRIGRAISDMLLARAEGSGERFYSLSGQILIERKRYYEVLQSVQHSTKDITEWILWFLNCLKNAMIATEDITQRILRKSGFWKLHENTPINERQRLVLNKLIDGFEGKLQTSKWAKLTRVSTDTALRDIKDLIEKGILKQTNEKGRNANYELTDLKME
- a CDS encoding insulinase family protein; translation: MTYNYAQLSNGIRVIHRETSGNVAHCGVVIDAGSRDELPEENGIAHFIEHIIFKGTKNRKAFHILSRLENVGGDLNAYTAKEETFIYASFLKDYYERSLELFADILFNSTFPEKEIQKEKDVVLDEINSYKDSPSELIFDEFEELLFKGHPIGGSILGSPETVKSFRRDDIIRFMLRNYLTSRMVISSVGNIRMDKLVMLAEQFFGWVPVTNAEVKREMFEKYTPESKTEPKSNFQVHCVLGNLAYSLKNEKRTALALLNNILGGPGMNTRLNLNIRERYGYCYNIESHYQPFSDTGYFNIYIGTDNGYLDKSIQLIFKELKALKERALGTLQLHRAKQQIIGQLAISLESGVGEMISIGKSHLFFDKVDTFEKIQQKINLLTAKDLQDVANEIFIQDKFSTLTYLPKQP